Within the Gossypium raimondii isolate GPD5lz chromosome 12, ASM2569854v1, whole genome shotgun sequence genome, the region TGCAACTTTATGCAAAGGCTTGAACAGGGGATTAGGGACTGTATTGGCCGGATCATTAGCATTTCTCATCGAGTTCATTGCAACAAAATCCGGAAAGGCTTTTCGAGCTGTGTTCATCGGAGCTGCGGTTTTTCTGATAGGTAAATACTTAAAAAACTTGTATGGAAGTTTCCCTTGTTCTTTATATCTTCCGATGACTTTCGAATTCATTTCTCAATCAACAGGAACTACTGCCACATACATGAGATTCTTTCCCTATATAAAGAAAAACTATGACTATGGTGTTGTGATATTCCTCTTGACATTCAATTTGATCACTGTGTCAAGCTACCGAGTCGAAAACGTGTTAAAGATCGCACATGATCGGTTCTACACCATTGTCATCGGCTGTGGCATTTGTCTTTTCATGAGCCTTCTGGTATTTCCAATTTGGTCAGGTGAAGACCTCCATAATTCCACTGTTGGCAAGCTTGAAGGGCTAGCTAAATCTATAGAAGGTATATATCATTGAATAGACCTAACTGCAATTAATGCCTTGAGTGCTCTCGTGTTAATAAAAATGGTAATGAAATTTTACTGCAAATGGATGCAGCTTGTGTTAATGAGTACTTCAATGATTCTGAGCTAAAAGAAAACCAAGAAAAATCATCAGAGGATCCCATCTACAAAGGTTACAAGGCAGTTTTGGATTCCAAATCTACTGATGAAACGCTGGTAAGATCTTTTACTTATATGTACTTTTTCTAAGCTAACCCTTCTAAATTGCATATGGCTAATGTAAAGAAATACTTTTTGGTTTTTGCAGGCATTATATGCAAGTTGGGAACCGAGGCATTCAAGGCACTGTTACAGATTTCCATGGCAACAATATGTGAAAGTGGGAGCTGTTCTTCGCCAATTTGGATATACAGTCGTTGCTTTGCATGGGTGCTTGCTAACTGAAATTCAGGTAATCTTGAAATAAAACTTGTATTTGTTaggaaataacaaaaataattacatgttttgGCAAGGCTTTGTTGCAGACTGTTCAATGTGATCccattaatgaaataaataattcacTTCCAAACAGGAAGCTACATCATAAAGCAGGATCTAGCTTTCCTCAATGGTCTCTACTCTTTGTTATTAATAGACcaataatttcttataataCCAACAGTAGTAGTTAATTTCATTGCATTTTTTTTAGACCCCACGATCTGTCCGTGCTCTCTTCAAAGACCCTTGTATTCGACTAGCTGGAGAAGTAACCAAAGCATTAATGGAACTCGCAAACAGCATCAGAAACCGTCGCCATTGCTCCCCTGGAATACTCTCCGATCATCTTCACGAAGCTTTACAAGACCTTAATACTGCCATAAAATCCCAACCAAGGCTCTTCTTAGGATCCAACAATAACCAAGCCAACAACATGCTAGCATTAGCAGCTGCACATGCTGCTCGTCATAATAAGCCAGAGAATGACAGACATGGAGTTTCATTATCAAGTGTAAAAACAGACTCGTCCGCATTGATGGAATGGAAAACAAAAAGGGCTAGTGAACAAGCTAAAGAGAATGAAAGGAAGGTATTGAGACCGCAGTTGAGCAAAATCGCAATAACTAGCCTGGAGTTCTCGGAAGCACTCCCTTTTGCTGCTTTTGCATCATTGCTAGTGGAGATTGTAGCAAGGCTTGATAATGTGATTGAAGAAGTTGAAGAATTGGGGAGGATAGCTTGCTACAAGGAATACAATCCTGAGGATGATGAAATCATTGTGAAATGCGAAAAACCACCGGTGGATGTTGCTAAGAATCAGCTGCCAACCCATGCATCGGATTAAAAGGGAGACAGGGCTCTTAGGAGTTCAATTTCTTGAGAATATGGCTGGTTTATTTTGTCTTGCAGAGAAAAAAAAGATCATTACTGTGTTTTTTAGATTGATTTTCGTTTACAATTTTAGATGATATGATGCAAGTTATAGCCATTGATCTTTAAGGGTGTGAATTTTGACTAGGTTGGCTCAAATAAAGCATGTAGCTTCATAGATACTTTCTCCACCAAAACAACATTCTTGATATTCTCATTATATTTAGATTCTTTTTCCCCTCTTGAGAAGATATAGAATTGAAGACCAAAACaaatatggttaaaatatgctgtTGGTACTTGTATTTTGATCAACTTTAAggtttagtctctatacttaaaagttaaaattaagtataatttttttaatttaaaatctctCCAATCATTAAAATCAGAAATATTTCCTGTCAACTTTGAAAGTtttatcaagccattttcacCTAAGGTGACATatgattaatagaaaataaaaatgatgaattcacaaattttaatagaaattacgattagaaaaaaactttgaattaaaataataagaagatTGAATAAAGTTTCTCTTATAATGGAGAAAGAGTTGGAGTTTCTGTTATGCCACTTAAGAGGTTATTGGCTGATTTGATAAGATTATTTGCTGAAATAgcaacaataacaacaacaaaaaaccaaataaagGTGATAAAATAAGGTTACAAATATTAGATGTGAcaaatactttataattatttattagtgGGATTGCAGTGATCACTATTGtcaaaataaaggaaatagtACTTCGAAATATAACTGTTTATTGGTCGGCTCGGATCCCGTcggaaaaataagtttaaaattttatttaaattcaattcggataaaaatattaatattcgaGTTCAGTTTAgcttatttatattaattttttatatataatttttaaaattatatataattaataaaaatattaaaaatattaaaataaatatttcctaacaaattgaaaataaattttaaaaaatttatacttgAATGATACTAACataggtgcaacttaacaagcaaatacctttaaaatagaagtaaaattaacaagaaaaaaaaagagttatacaatattcaaacaataacaacataatAGCGAAATGACAGCAAAACAATGAGAAAACAACAAGTAAACCGTGGAAAAATAGTAAGAAAacaagagtttttttttttcttttgacaaatTCATGCTAGGCTCAGGCCAAAAAAAGCTTTACCTAAAAAAATGTGtcttatttttttgcccaagcccattttttagaCCATCTCACTTTTCGAGCGAGCTTTGGCTCGATCCATTGATAG harbors:
- the LOC105765018 gene encoding aluminum-activated malate transporter 12 is translated as MATKVHVGMETEMNGNGVPETFKNNWKKRLIEFSGKMKRSPGWLWRTIWKVGREDPRRMIHAFKVGLSLTLVSLLYLMEPLFKGIGTNAIWAVMTVVVVLEFTAGATLCKGLNRGLGTVLAGSLAFLIEFIATKSGKAFRAVFIGAAVFLIGTTATYMRFFPYIKKNYDYGVVIFLLTFNLITVSSYRVENVLKIAHDRFYTIVIGCGICLFMSLLVFPIWSGEDLHNSTVGKLEGLAKSIEACVNEYFNDSELKENQEKSSEDPIYKGYKAVLDSKSTDETLALYASWEPRHSRHCYRFPWQQYVKVGAVLRQFGYTVVALHGCLLTEIQTPRSVRALFKDPCIRLAGEVTKALMELANSIRNRRHCSPGILSDHLHEALQDLNTAIKSQPRLFLGSNNNQANNMLALAAAHAARHNKPENDRHGVSLSSVKTDSSALMEWKTKRASEQAKENERKVLRPQLSKIAITSLEFSEALPFAAFASLLVEIVARLDNVIEEVEELGRIACYKEYNPEDDEIIVKCEKPPVDVAKNQLPTHASD